The Phragmites australis chromosome 1, lpPhrAust1.1, whole genome shotgun sequence genomic interval GGTGGTTGCATATAAGCTTCCTCATGCAAATCACCATGAAGAAAAGCATTCTTAACATATATCTGAGAGATAGTCCAAGAACAAGTGGCAACTATTGCAATCAGAGTACAAACAGTGGTCATATGAGCAACAGGAGCAAATGTCTCATCATAATCTTATCCCTGAGTTTGCTGAAAACATGTAGCAACAAGACGAGCTTTGTATCTCTCAATAAAATCGTCTGACTTGATCTTAATTTTGAACACCCATTTACATGTAATAGGTACTGCATGTGATAGTAATGGAACAATATGCCAGTGCCAATACGATCAAGGGCAGCAAGCTCCTCAGACATAGCAAACTGTCATTCCAGAATACTAGAAGCTTCCTGATAAGTGAATGGATCATCAATAATAGCACTTACACGTGGAAATCCCAACATGTCAGGAGGCTTAATAGTAACACGATCCCGTAGATTATATCGTGTACCAACCTATGACTCATCAGAAATAGCATGTGACTCATCAAAATTGTCAGATTTGAGAAGATAGTCACGTACTCACATCATTAGGGTTGATGTGGATATATAGCCATGATATGGGCCACTATGGGCCTAGATAATATATGGGCCTTAACATGTACTTCCTCAATCATTCCCAATAGCATGAAATAATATTAATATCGTTGGACTGCAGTACCTTAGTCCTAAGCTGGAGGAACAACATATGTGGCTATCCTACACAGCTCAGAAATCATGAGAAATGAATAAGATGACTAGGCATGCTAAGCATGCCATTCCTGAAAATTATCACACGGAGACGAAGTAAGAGGCCATTTAAGTCAAGTGACTAGAGCAAACAAGCATTGAACATCTTAAACCTCATTCATCATGAGTTGACTGTCAACAAAGTAGAACAAAAGACTGAATGATTAGGATTAGGCAATATGATTATGGAGTGTGGATACATAAGGAATGCAAGAACTGCGACCATAGACTACGGGCATGTACAATGGCGCCGAGATGACATACGTCCTCTCTCCTTGCTTGCCGTAACTTAGGATCTTGCAGATATGGCAAGGATAAGAGACTGAGGTGGCACCATTGTACATGCCCTAATGCCATTAAAAATTAAGTAACAGCTGAAAATGATCTGAGTTTTTAATTAATGCCCTTCGGCACAATTAAGCCTCATGTAAGTCGCCTCCTTTGACCCTCAGTAAACACTTTGCTAGCTTTGGACTGCTTCATATTTCCTAGGTCTCCACTGGCTATGTCAGTATTCCtttctttatatatattttcagtACGAGCAGTATAGTATATCTAGATTCTAGATTCTTAGGTATTGACTTACTGGGTACAATATTGAATATTCTCATTATGAGATAATGTGAGATGTTGAACGATGCAATTTGCATGCTTGTCCAGAAAAGATAGAAAGCAAAAGCTTTTCGGTGCCATTTTATAGGATTAGGTCACCATAAGTAAATTTTCTGAAATCCAAGACCATATAATCTTTGTACCAAGGGCAGCAATGCATATATAAGTACATAAATCTTGGGCCAATGGCCTCAAAGCCAAGGTTTGGGCCTAACTGGTATGTGTTAATCGTAAGGTATTGTACAAGGTACATGCAGGTGAAGCCACTTGCCTCGAAAGGCAACAGCAAACTGAAGAACTAAAGTTACTCGGGAATTTTCTGCCTACAAGAACATAGTTTGACTCTGACAATGTAGGTCCATGTAATTTTGTTTCGCTCTTTTGTAAGTATCGAGAAAAACAGATTGCATCATTCCCAAGCTCTGTATACTAGCAAATTAGCCTTTATCAGAAGATAATAGATGCAAAAGAACAATATTGGTTAGCATCAGGATATGGTAACGATGCAGGGCTGTATGAACTATGAACAACAGTTGGATGTGTTCAATTAAGAATTAAGGTTAGTTTGTCACTTGTCAGTTATCCCCAAAAAATAGAAGTGCAAAGCTTGTTGCTAAAagctcaaataaaaaataagtgaaACACCTACAAAAGGTGTGCAGCATGAATAAATGAGTTATATGTCTACAAGTGTtttaagccaaaaaaaaaaaaagaaaaaccggACCCAAAATAGCTTTAGTGGCTCACGCTACAGTACAATGCACTAGGAACTTTCAACAATAAACAGGATCAGTAATCTGAAGTTCAAACACCAAAGGATGATGATGTGATACAAAGTCCAAAATATAGAGCAGAATATTTTACCTTGTACTATGATCAGGAAGCTGATCCAGTAATGTAAACAAATATGATTGCTATATGGAATACAGCCACAAATATGATTAAGGAAAGAAGTGATGATCTACTAGCAGTACATCATCTTGGTTGAATTTTTTCATCCAACTTCAGATAATGACCAGGCTGAAATGCTAGTTAAGGCAGCACAAAAGTTCACGAAGCCTTGTGAGAAAAGGTATTTCTCAAAGAAGTTATCATCACACCTAtcgaagatttttttttttcaacagaAAGAATCAAAGCATGCAACAGAAACTAAAGTACTAAATGAGCGACCGCGATAACTATGATTTGCATGAATCACAAAATGTCCTTACATAAGAGTGATTCTAGGATTATCACTTACAGAGCAGGCATCTTTCCCAGCCAGATGATAAAGCAAAACTCCTGCCGCGACACTTACATTCAAACTCTCCACCGCAAGGAACGATGACGAATCTTGATAAACAGAATAATTATCACTTTCTTCCCCTGCATCTGTGTCTGCATCTGCTCCTACGACAAATTCATCAACATTTCCAGGAATCTTAACCAGATGTGTGCAGGATCGCTCAACCAGGGGTCTCAAACCAGTGCCTTCACTTCCCAGCACAAGAATAGTTGGCACCCCTGTTGCCACTTCAGAGAGAGGTACAGCTTTGTGAGCAATGGTACCGCCAAGAACTCGCCACCCATTTTCAGCTGATGAAGATAAGAACTGCATCATGTTTCTGCAGGAAAGCAGTTCAATCAACTCAAGCGAGCCTGCACTAGCTTTGCTCACTACTCCACTTAATGGAGCTGAGTTCTTAGCACACAACACGACCCCTGTAGCACCAAAGTAGTAGGCAGATCTAATTATGGCTCCTAAATTCTGAGGATCCATAACCTCATCTAAGGCTATCCAAACCGGCGCCTTTCCACCATCCACCCTGACTTGCTCCAACTCCTTAGTATTCACCATTTCCAAGGGCGATGCATCAAGCACCAGGCCTTGGTGTGGCCGGTTATCCACCACCATGTTAAGGTCATGCTTTGATGCCTCGATAACCTTAAGCCCGATCTTCTCAGCCATCCGTAGCAGTTTCTCAACTGCcttcttatccttcttcttcttgttgctaccACTCAAATCCATACCTACCTGCATATACAATGCATAAAACTCCCTCCTCCCAGCCATGAGTGCTGCAAAGACCGGCCCAACGCCGTAAACCCCTTGTCCCGCCATCTTTGGCACCATCGATTCCCCTGCCTCCTTCCAGGTCTTCCTCCCCCAATTCTCCTGCTTGTTCCACTGCTTCACATCCGGCTTGTCAAACCTCTCCCTCCTAAACCTCTCACCACGGGACCCTACATCCCTCCCCACGACTCGTCGGTACCTGTCCTTAATCCTGCCCCAGTTGGGATTGTCAATTGGCTCATTTTCCTCCTCTCTAATTACTTCCCCCTTGCTCGAAATCTTGTCTTCCAGCACCTCTCTTCGCGTGTATTGGTCGTCCCTGGAGAAGAACTTTTCCGCGGAGGTCTCCCATGAGGAGGAGCCGCCGACGCTAGTCCGCGCAGCGAGGGCGCCGCTGTCGCTATTCTCCGCGGCAAGCCAAGGAAGCGCCCTCCCGCCACCGGCCGACGGGGACCCATCTGATGCGGTGGAGAACGAAACCCTAGATCCCAACCCGAAGCGGGAGGGGTCTCCCGGGGAAGCCACGGCCCTGCTGCTCGCAcgggtggtggcggcggtgcgGGTCGGACGAGGCGCGGGTGAGGATGCCGGGGACTTGGAGAGGTAGCCGGCGCGTAGGAGGCCGGCGAGGAGAGTGTGGCGAGGCGAGGGCGCCGCCGCGAGGAGCGGGACGGGGTGAGACTTGGAGAGGCCGCAGTGGAGCATGGCGCGGCGGGAGGGCGTAGTATGGTTTTGGGATTGGGGATGAAAGTATGGATAACAATTTAATTTGATTACCTATTTACCCTCTGGCTAAATATCTAAATAGAATAAAGTATTAATTAGTAAATAGTGTATGTTTGTAGGTAAAAAATATTACTCGATGAGTAAATGGGTATGAGTAAGACATACATATACTCACAAAACTTCTATACTCACTGTATAAATATCTCACCTCTAAACATTAACATTCCACATCGTAAAAATACCTTGCTCTGACCCACCTCACTGTGCCACCATCGCCGCCCTGTGTCGCACCACCTTGGTCCGCCCCATCTCATAACCGATGCCGCCCGTGCCTCCCCACGCCACCCTGCCGCATCGCCCCACCCCATTGCCTTATCTCGTTGTCGTCGCCACGCCGCTCTATCACGCCATGCTGTCTCGCCGCCCTAGAGGTAAACAGGTATACGGGTAACAGGTACCCACAAATAACGAGTATCCACGAGTAATGGGTTTGAGATCGGTAACTTCATCAGTGGACGTTCGTGGATATACCTATGAGTAGAAAAAAAATGGTAGATATAGATATGAATAAGTGCTATTTGTATACACCGTATCTGATTGCCATTCTTATGAAAGGGAGGTGGGGTGAGGGGTTTTGGGGTTGGGTGGTGCGCTCCACTCGTTAGACGAAATGCCGTGTCGCGGCGGAATGAGAGAGGGATGTTTTCTGTAGAAGACCTCCAGGTTTTACCGTTTATTCAAGTGAGCCTTTTTTTTCTGCAAAGAGAACTTTCTTACATGAGATTTGACAATCCAGTCCTCTTGCAAGTGCAACCCCAATTAAAACTCAATCAGCCGTTAAACCATCAGGTGCAACTCACCTTTGGGAGAAATCGTGCAAAACCGGTTCCATTATAGTACATCAAACTAGTGTCACATAATATCTAAGAAAATGATAATGTAGTCTATGGAGTGTTGTATTGTTCTTTTAATTTTCAACTTCAGACTTGAAATGAGCTATAAGAAAAGATGTCTTGTGACAAAAAAACATTTGTCCTTTTCTTGATTTATTAATTATGAGAATATCTTGCCTTTTGTTACTCTTAACACAATAACACAATATGGGTCTTAACTTGAAATTCCATGCATGAGCAGAACAAACACAAAAGTACATATAATTTTCCTGTAATTTTCATTAACATATGTGATCTTAGACTTACATTTTATGTATGGTGATCTTACACTTTCCTGAGTGTTAAGCTAAATTAACACTTTGTTTAGCGATAAAGCTAGTAAAGGAAGTGTTCGTATCCGGTTCTTGTGTTATGAAACAGACCCCGGGAGGGGCCACCCACGTGGTGGGAGGGCCCACATGTCTCCCTCCTCCATGTTCAGTTCAGTGGGCTCATCCTAAGGTTCACAAATTTATTTGACAAGCGAAAACCGGGAGTTAGCGAATTTCGggtttttataaatattagaaAATGTGGTTGAAATTCGgtcacttctgcgagatgttcgtaggagtgccgccgtcggtcgCGCTCTTCTagcacttcttcatccttcgagcggctgggaagaagaagggataaGACGAGGTGGAGGttgtcggctgctgcaacttccgcctgCGGGAGGGACTCGGCGACGTCTACATCCCGCAGGTGCTGCGCGGtaagtgggacgactggcgccgggactgggtttacgtcgacgtcagtcccTATGATCGCCTCTCGCTGCCCCAAACGCCAGCGGAGCCCCATAAGCCGATCTGGGAAGCAGCCCCTGCGGAGGATGAGCGCCTGCGCTCGGTGCTAAACCGCATCAAAGACCTGCGCTGGACGGGGCTCACCTCGCTCATGGTGGTCGCCGATTACCTGCGCCGCCATCTAGCCCCTCTGCGGGTGCGCGCCCGCtttgcctggatgtacaccggccCTAGCGACTTGACGAGGACCTGCATAGGCGAGGAGGGGGACCTCGACGAGGGGGCCCTGGCGAccctgctgaaggtggtgaccagCGTCGACGACCTTGCCCGGGCGGTCCTACCACTCGAGGAGCTAGCGCTTTTGCGCAGATCCAGGCCGGGTGGCTCTGTAGGCGTCAATGCCGgccttcgacgcccaggggctggtggaCCATCCGGGGCGCCGAGACCCCGGGACTCTGCACATCCCCGGGGCGGACGACGATGGAGGgcggggcgccgccgccgaagacAGTAGGCCGATGACCCGAGGtgacaaggggaagcgtccccggACGTACATCCCTCAgtcgtcctcatcctcgtcgctGTCACCTCCGCAACAACGGCCAACGGCAGGCGGCACGACGGCGGGCAGCCGAGGCGGCCAGTCTTCGGGAGCGGACTCCAGGGCGGAGGCTGGATCTAGGGCGTGGCAACCCGGGGGCCAGAGCTCAGCTAGCGGTGCAACGGCTGGCGGCCGGACTGGCCAGCCTTCGGAAGCAGGCTCCGGGGCGGCCGCTGGGACCAGCCCATGAcggcccgagggccagagccctcccccgAAAAGAAGGAGGCCAGAGCCCGGGCTTGagccgaagccgcagggcccaAATTTCTGGATCCCGCAGTCCCGATGGCGGTACCGCGGGCCCAAaaccacgtaagctccctttctATCTCGAGCACATTTTGCCCGGATTTTGGCTAGTTGCTAACATGTTTTCGTTTTAGGCCGACCAAGGACTCTGCAGGAGGCCAGAAGCACCCGGAGCAGCCGAGGCCAGCTCCTGTCCCTGGGCCGAGTGCACTGGCGGACCCCGAGCTGAGGGCTCCGGCCAGCTCTGAGCCAAGAGCCCCGGACGGTCCTGAGCAGAGAGCCCGGGCCGGCCCTGCACCGAGCCCTCCAAGGAAGGAGCAAAcggccgcaggggaggtggtcgcGACAAGGGCGGTGCCGGCGCGGCCGCCGTCAgggtccccgagcacctctgcagagagggctcgcaggggacccagccctcggccatcttctggccaggccccggaacccctccctgaggtgctgggaagcgcccgggaggtcatctGGCAGCTCGAAGCGGCCGTTGCGGCAGAGCGGGTCGAGCTTGAAAAAGAGCGTGCCGCCCTAGTCGACGAGAGGggccggctggaggaggcccgaaaGCTGCTGGAGACCCGCGTGGCCTCGGCTTGCACGGCCTACGAGAAGTCCATGTgggaggtggccgaggagcgggaggcactggaggaggcccgcgacgAGGCCGTCGCTGCGCAGGAGAAAGCCAGTCGCTTAGAGCGGCTCGTGGTGGAACGCGACCAGGCGTCGAGTAGGCGCGccgtagagagacaaacttggcacaaggtatttttatcatgtgttatcgatgacatgaatgccagccctagtctatgttggagctccatcaAGGATATTCTCCCGATCAATTTGTAGGGGTAAAATAAATATCCTGGAGGTGACCACAAGATTAGGAGCTCAATGAGCAACGCCTAGCCATCTAAGTGgatgaaccaccaagagtaacaaacacgaaacCACTGGCTTGACGAAGAAAATGAGTGCTCAAAGATTGGAGTTATTCTCTCTAGCACTAGATCTCTCTCCAATCCAACTCTCAAAACTTTGCAAATCTCAAGCTAAAGCAAGGTGGGGGAGAGTGCTTTTGACTCTAAAGTTGTTCATCTTTTCGAGTAAAGCAGCAACCAGCCAAAGGGGGAAGTGATTAGGTATTTATATCCAactcccaaaaactagccgttataatTGTCAGGATGCGGACTCTCCGCAAAAATGCGAAGACTCTGCAAAAGTGCGGAGTGTCCGCAAAAATGCCCACACTCCGCATTTGCACATCTTTACAACATAAGGGCTAACCTAAATACAAGTGTAGTATTCGAGGTGTCTCTCATAAGTTGTTAGATCTTTTGAGCATTGTTTCTatgcaaacaagtaaattttgtagcccccttaatagtacgacatcctaaactcaattttaaaagataaataaatttaaaactaTACGATCCATGAGccgcttttctttttcctttttgggggATCACCATGCATCAAATTCTCACTTGATTGAATTACACCTGCCCATACTTtataaaactcattagttctttaattattttttcattatcaccaaaacccacttaggggcctagatgcactttcacgcACACCTTCCACTTCTTTAGCATCCTTTGTCGAGCCTCTGTCTTTTCTCATGTTTCTTGTCACACCTGTTGTGAgaaacggtgacgtcctaagaggggtgagggtgaattaggacacttagaaactaatggttccaaaaacttcacaagataaacctatctcaatttctatctaaatgcgctctaggtttatttagtgtgtctactctaacgctcaagaggattgcaacctactctagtaaggtaaattgtaaggatgtaaatgcaaaaacgtaagtacggtagagagacaaacttggcaca includes:
- the LOC133920087 gene encoding uncharacterized protein LOC133920087 is translated as MLHCGLSKSHPVPLLAAAPSPRHTLLAGLLRAGYLSKSPASSPAPRPTRTAATTRASSRAVASPGDPSRFGLGSRVSFSTASDGSPSAGGGRALPWLAAENSDSGALAARTSVGGSSSWETSAEKFFSRDDQYTRREVLEDKISSKGEVIREEENEPIDNPNWGRIKDRYRRVVGRDVGSRGERFRRERFDKPDVKQWNKQENWGRKTWKEAGESMVPKMAGQGVYGVGPVFAALMAGRREFYALYMQVGMDLSGSNKKKKDKKAVEKLLRMAEKIGLKVIEASKHDLNMVVDNRPHQGLVLDASPLEMVNTKELEQVRVDGGKAPVWIALDEVMDPQNLGAIIRSAYYFGATGVVLCAKNSAPLSGVVSKASAGSLELIELLSCRNMMQFLSSSAENGWRVLGGTIAHKAVPLSEVATGVPTILVLGSEGTGLRPLVERSCTHLVKIPGNVDEFVVGADADTDAGEESDNYSVYQDSSSFLAVESLNVSVAAGVLLYHLAGKDACSVSDNPRITLM